The Vicia villosa cultivar HV-30 ecotype Madison, WI linkage group LG1, Vvil1.0, whole genome shotgun sequence genome includes a region encoding these proteins:
- the LOC131652168 gene encoding protein FAR1-RELATED SEQUENCE 5-like — MDEISSSTNVTQDVGSISDENKESWQHFVFHDLSSIKDFYAKYAHEKGFSVRRNLHSFFDSRNKKTDIVQYIRYVCNKHGFKHGSRADPKNKTNSDTPVLIEYHKEKELPKERIGCPASISLKYDSNVKGYHIYKWNVTHNHPLHKPEHSHYLRSAREISEPKKQLAIVNSKSGMSVRSSFQVMRQIPGGSKNLGYCFQDLKNFLTTVRQKEMVIGDATIIQEYLRNEALRNPSFYYDIQVDSEENIASIFWSDAIMQQDYELFGDLISFDTTYRTNTEYRPLDQASALMKSVPNIFPDVFHGLCSWHMGENAKSNLGSRCNGAFLDELHHLVSNVDDEAEFDFNWNKMLQNCFGGKATSEFTWLVQIHHNRTQWSSAWVKSHFTAGLKTTQLSESFNAFLRHFLQPDHSLVQFFIHFNVMVEKMRDNHADCDFKAANTRPRNNYPNSQLMRSVVAKYTPASFAFIHKQYDLSFKYYYEEDTSRSSISNRVFKVFTIQLVRDVDEMDFDNDAAANVYMSVEEVPENLLPNDQDPLRLDERVATVDIGNKIFTCTCRMFENRGFLCRHVFKILDFLGSSVQYQSLKSIPDQYILKHWTKGIRPSLDALKPISIGGI; from the exons ATGGATGAGATTTCGTCTTCCACAAATGTCACTCAAGATGTTGGTTCAATCTCCGATGAAAATAAAGAATCGTGGCAACATTTTGTCTTCCACGACCTTTCATCAATCAAGGATTTCTATGCTAAATACGCTCATGAAAAGGGATTTAGCGTGAGAAGAAATTTGCACTCCTTCTTTGATTCTCGTAACAAAAAAACGGACATTGTTCAATATATCCGTTATGTTTGTAACAAGCATGGTTTCAAGCACGGAAGTCGGGCGGATCCTAAGAACAAGACAAACTCGGATACTCCTGTTCTCattgaatatcacaaagagaAAGAACTTCCCAAGGAAAGGATTGGTTGCCCAGCTAGTATTTCGTTGAAGTATGATTCCAATGTTAAAGGTTATCACATATACAAATGGAATGTTACTCATAACCACCCTCTCCATAAACCCGAGCATTCGCATTACTTGAGATCGGCTCGAGAGATTAGTGAGCCTAAAAAACAACTTGCTATAGTAAATTCAAAATCAGGCATGTCTGTAAGATCCTCCTTTCAAGTTATGCGTCAAATACCTGGTGGTTCAAAGAACCTTGGGTATTGCTTCCAAGATTTAAAGAACTTTCTCACCACTGTTCGACAAAAGGAAATGGTCATTGGTGATGCAACTATTATCCAAGAATATCTTAGAAACGAAGCTTTGAGGAACCCATCATTTTATTATGATAtccaagtagattctgaagagaaCATAGCTAGTATTTTCTGGTCAGATGCAATCATGCAGCAAGACTATGAATTATTTGGTGATCTCATCAGTTTCGACACAACTTATCGAACAAATACGGAGTATCGCCCATTAG ACCAAGCTTCTGCTTTGATGAAGTCAGTTCCAAACATCTTTCCCGATGTCTTCcatgggttgtgttcttggcacaTGGGGGAGAATGCAAAGTCCAACTTAGGCTCTCGTtgcaatggtgcatttcttgacgaACTACATCACTTGGTTTCGAATGTTGATGATGAGGCAGAGTTTGACTTCAATTGGAATAAGATGCTTCAAAATTGTTTTGGTGGTAAAGCCACTTCTGAATTTACTTGGCTTGTCCAGATTCATCATAATCGTACTCAATGGTCTTCTGCTTGGGTGAAATCACACTTCACTGCCGGTTTGAAGACCACACAGTTAAGCGAGTCGTTCAATGCCTTTCTTCGCCACTTTCTTCAGCCAGACCACTCACTTGTGcaattctttatccatttcaatGTTATGGTTGAGAAAATGCGAGATAATCATGCTGATTGTGATTTCAAGGCTGCCAATACTAGGCCAAGAAACAATTATCCCAACAGCCAACTCATGAGGTCTGTTGTCGCCAAGTATACTCCAGCAtcgtttgcattcattcacaagCAATATGATCTTTCTTTCAAATATTATTATGAGGAGGACACATCAAGAAGTTCAATTTCTAATAGAGTTTTCAAAGTGTTCACAATTCAACTTGTTCGTGATGTCGATGAGATGGATTTTGATAATGATGCCGCTGCGAATGTTTATATGTCGGTCGAAGAAGTTCCAGAAAACCTTCTTCCTAATGATCAAGATCCTTTGCGACTTGATGAGAGGGTTGCTACTGTAGATATTGGGAACAAGATTTTTACTTGTACATGTCGTATGTTCGAGAACCGGGGATTCTTATGTCGCCATGTTTTCAAGATATTAGACTTCTTAGGGAGTTCTGTCCAATACCAGTCCTTGAAGTCCATACCTGACCAATACATATTGAAGCATTGGACTAAAGGAATTCGTCCATCCCTTGATGCTTTAAAACCCATCAGTATTGGAGGTATTTAA